AAGACAAATCTTAACAAATAAGCACTTAAGTTACAATAACAATTAGATTATGTTTATTGAGTTTTAGTGGTGTAGAAAAGATAGAATTTGCCCACTAGTTAGCGGGCAAAATATTTTTATACTTTAAGAAGCTCAGCCTCTTTTTCTTTTACGAGAGTGTCTATTTTAGCCGTATAGGAATCAGTTATCTTTTGTACCTCGTCTTGAGCTTTTTTACTCTCATCTTCGGTTATTTCTTTATCTTTTTCCAGCCTTTTGACATCATCATTGGCATCTTTTCTGATATTTCTAATGCTTACTTTTGCTTTCTCTCCCATTGCTTTAGCGTGCTTTGCATTTTCTTGGCGCTGCTCGACTGTCATTGGAGGGAAAAATAGCTTCACGCTCTCTCCGTCATTATTCGGGTTTACACCTATATTTGCAGCAGAAATTGCAGCCGTGATAGTCTTTAGCATAGATTTCTCCCAAGGGGTTATGCTAATCGTGCTTGCATCGCTTGCCAGTACTGTTGCGACTTGATTTAGGGGAGTTTGGCTACCATAATAATCCACATAGATATTATCTACTATGTTTATACTAACTTTTCCTGTACGAAGTGTTGAAAAATCGCGCTTTAATCCATCTATGCATTTGTCGGAGTGCTCTTTTTGTTTGTTGTAAATTTCATTCAGCATTTATATCCTTTACTAGAATTTTTGTTGTTGTTTTTCCATTGACTTTAAGACTCATTCTGACTTTAAATTTATCTATTGGATCGTAAAATTTAACTCTCATTTCGCCATTTTTAAGTTTAACTTTTTTTGTACTTTTGTCTGTGGCGGAAAAATATCCGAACGTGGCATTTTCTTCGGTTTTTATTATAACCTCATCTATCTTATTATCTTTTGGATAGTCTTTTGGTAAGATCCACTCGGCTTTTAAAAATTTGCTAGCTAGAGCCGCAGGCAGATTTGTGCCGTTCAT
This Campylobacter sp. RM16192 DNA region includes the following protein-coding sequences:
- the frr gene encoding ribosome recycling factor; protein product: MLNEIYNKQKEHSDKCIDGLKRDFSTLRTGKVSINIVDNIYVDYYGSQTPLNQVATVLASDASTISITPWEKSMLKTITAAISAANIGVNPNNDGESVKLFFPPMTVEQRQENAKHAKAMGEKAKVSIRNIRKDANDDVKRLEKDKEITEDESKKAQDEVQKITDSYTAKIDTLVKEKEAELLKV